In a genomic window of Flavobacterium crassostreae:
- a CDS encoding MBL fold metallo-hydrolase translates to MKLYPIETGNFKLDGGAMFGVVPKTIWNRTNPADSNNLIDIAARCLLIEDGHRLILIDTGMGNKQSEKFFGYYSLWGSHSLDQSLAKYGFHRNDITDVFMTHLHFDHCGGSVQWNKDKTGYEPAFKNARFWSNESHWEWATKPNPREKASFLSENILPMQESGQLHFIQKPTGDFLEKSELGFGVLFADGHTEKQMIPHIQYQDKTIVFCADLLPTAGHIPVPYVMGYDTRPLLTMPEKTKFLAAAAAKGYYLFLEHDAHNQIITVQETEKGVRLKDVFSSNEILTSC, encoded by the coding sequence ATGAAATTATATCCTATAGAAACTGGTAATTTTAAATTAGACGGAGGTGCTATGTTTGGCGTGGTGCCAAAAACTATCTGGAACAGAACCAATCCTGCCGATAGCAACAATCTAATAGACATTGCTGCCAGATGTTTGCTTATAGAAGACGGCCACAGACTAATTTTGATAGATACCGGAATGGGCAACAAACAGTCCGAAAAGTTTTTTGGGTACTATTCGCTTTGGGGTTCGCACTCCTTAGACCAATCCTTGGCTAAATATGGTTTTCACCGTAACGATATTACAGATGTTTTTATGACCCACTTGCATTTTGATCACTGTGGTGGTAGCGTGCAATGGAACAAAGATAAAACAGGATACGAACCCGCTTTTAAAAATGCTAGATTTTGGTCTAATGAAAGTCATTGGGAATGGGCAACAAAACCCAACCCAAGAGAGAAAGCTTCTTTTTTGTCCGAAAATATTCTGCCCATGCAAGAAAGCGGGCAACTCCATTTTATCCAAAAACCAACGGGAGATTTTTTAGAAAAATCCGAGTTGGGTTTTGGGGTTTTATTTGCAGATGGCCATACCGAAAAACAAATGATTCCGCACATTCAATACCAAGACAAAACCATTGTTTTTTGTGCCGATCTATTGCCAACAGCCGGACATATTCCGGTTCCGTACGTCATGGGATACGATACCAGACCCTTGTTGACCATGCCAGAGAAAACTAAATTTTTGGCCGCCGCTGCCGCAAAAGGGTATTATTTGTTTCTGGAACACGATGCGCACAACCAAATAATTACCGTGCAAGAAACCGAAAAAGGAGTGCGTTTAAAGGATGTTTTTAGCTCTAACGAAATCTTAACATCCTGTTAA
- a CDS encoding M1 family metallopeptidase: MKKILLICLFSCSAATVLAQNTKYWQQHVAYKMDVSMDVSKYQYKGTQELVYTNNSNDTLQKVYYHLFNNAFQPGSEMDARLHSIKDPDARMVHNVKLEGKTVKVSRIESLKPDEIGYLKITNFKQDGVAASTKTTGTILEVVLAQPILPNSQTTFTLDFDGQVPVQIRRSGRNNSENVALSMAQWYPKLAEFDFEGWHTDPYIAREFHGVWGDFDVTIRIDSAYTLGGSGYLQNPNQIGHGYQDEGVVVKMPKKSKTLAWHFIAPMVHDFTWAADKDYIHDVVKGPNDVALHFLYKNNPSTTANWKKLEPMMVKVMDFYNKNIGPYPYQQYSFIQGGDGGMEYAMCTLMLGNGTLEGLYGMATHELGHSWFQHILASNESKHPWMDEGFTTYVEDLVTNALSDQKVANPFAGNYKAYYYLVNSGNEQPQSTHGDRYDQNRSYSISSYVKGCLFLSQLGYVIGSEKLDQTIQRYYHDFKFKHPTPNDIKRTAERVSGANLDWYLTDWTTTTNTIDYGIQAVTANQEQTRVRLERIGRMPMPIDLTVEYADGTKESFYIPLRMMHFEKANPNPSLKRTVLQDWTWAASNYDFTIAAPKNSIKKITIDPSGLMADVKQDNNVYILEQ; this comes from the coding sequence ATGAAAAAAATTCTCTTAATTTGCTTGTTCAGCTGTAGTGCTGCAACCGTATTGGCACAAAATACAAAATATTGGCAACAACACGTAGCCTATAAAATGGACGTTTCTATGGACGTTTCTAAGTACCAATATAAAGGAACACAAGAATTAGTGTATACCAATAACTCCAACGATACCCTCCAAAAAGTCTACTACCATTTGTTTAACAACGCATTCCAACCCGGAAGCGAGATGGATGCCAGGTTGCACAGCATTAAAGACCCAGATGCCAGAATGGTTCATAACGTCAAATTAGAAGGCAAAACGGTTAAGGTTAGTCGTATAGAGAGTTTAAAACCCGACGAAATTGGGTATTTAAAAATCACTAATTTTAAACAAGATGGCGTTGCAGCTAGTACCAAAACAACTGGAACTATTCTGGAGGTAGTTCTGGCACAACCAATACTACCCAATAGCCAAACCACATTTACACTTGATTTTGACGGACAAGTTCCGGTACAAATCCGCCGTTCCGGACGTAATAACTCCGAGAACGTGGCCTTATCCATGGCACAATGGTATCCCAAATTAGCAGAGTTTGATTTTGAAGGCTGGCATACAGATCCCTATATAGCTAGAGAGTTTCATGGCGTTTGGGGAGATTTTGATGTTACCATTCGTATAGATTCAGCCTATACCTTAGGAGGTTCCGGATACTTACAAAACCCAAATCAAATAGGTCATGGTTACCAAGATGAAGGAGTGGTTGTAAAAATGCCTAAAAAATCCAAAACCCTAGCATGGCATTTTATAGCTCCAATGGTGCATGATTTTACCTGGGCAGCAGACAAAGACTACATTCATGATGTAGTAAAAGGCCCTAATGATGTTGCTTTACATTTTTTATACAAAAACAATCCTAGCACAACAGCAAACTGGAAAAAATTAGAACCCATGATGGTCAAAGTGATGGATTTTTATAACAAAAACATTGGTCCCTATCCGTACCAACAATACTCATTTATACAAGGTGGAGATGGAGGAATGGAATATGCTATGTGCACCTTAATGTTAGGAAACGGAACCCTCGAGGGACTCTACGGAATGGCAACCCACGAGTTGGGGCACTCTTGGTTTCAGCATATTTTGGCTTCCAACGAGTCCAAACACCCTTGGATGGACGAAGGATTTACTACCTATGTTGAAGATTTGGTTACTAATGCCTTGTCTGACCAAAAAGTAGCCAATCCTTTTGCAGGAAATTATAAAGCCTATTATTATTTAGTAAACTCCGGAAATGAGCAGCCGCAATCTACCCACGGAGATCGGTATGACCAAAACAGATCCTATAGCATTTCTTCGTATGTCAAAGGATGTTTATTTTTGTCTCAATTGGGATATGTTATTGGTTCCGAAAAATTGGATCAAACCATCCAGAGATACTACCATGATTTTAAATTCAAACACCCCACACCCAATGACATCAAGAGAACTGCAGAACGGGTATCTGGAGCAAATTTAGATTGGTATTTAACAGATTGGACCACCACAACCAATACTATTGATTATGGCATTCAGGCAGTAACCGCCAACCAAGAGCAAACCAGGGTGCGTTTAGAAAGAATAGGCCGAATGCCCATGCCTATAGATCTAACGGTAGAGTATGCAGATGGAACCAAAGAGAGTTTTTATATCCCTTTGCGCATGATGCATTTTGAGAAAGCAAATCCAAATCCAAGCCTAAAAAGAACCGTTTTGCAGGATTGGACTTGGGCGGCATCTAACTATGATTTTACAATTGCTGCTCCCAAAAATTCAATTAAAAAAATCACCATTGATCCAAGCGGCTTAATGGCAGATGTAAAACAAGATAACAACGTGTATATCTTGGAGCAATAA
- a CDS encoding S8 family peptidase produces the protein MNTIKPICISAFAMLVLAGCGAQKQVSNWNAITAISAPLNVKKTTPLKESELKRWSHLDLVKDTIPGMSVDRAYAELLKDKKGVPVIVAVVDSGADIEHEDLKQVIWTNTKEIPANGIDDDNNGYIDDIHGWNFLGESTKENLEYERIIKDKTLVDEATYLEAKKIYDQKIAEANQNKARLEQMLLATSNADQTIVGALNKPTYTLEELTALESNEAKVLESKTIMQKMLSYGMAVPELKQAIQGDIDAMTALLTGATLKQNYRKVVGDNPQDITDLTYGNNNVMGPNKEDTLHGTHVSGIIAQVRHNQIGGDGVANNVQILTVRAVPDGDEYDKDIALGIRYAVDNGAKVINGSFGKSFSPNKQWVYDAIKYAQEKDVLLVHAAGNDAKDIDVFDNFPNDSDDKKTEFADNMITIGALNFEYGDQVVARFSNIGKINVDVYAPGVKVYATTPNNTYKYLQGTSMASPNAAGVAALIRSYYPSLTASQVKHILMDSGVAITTEVVVGGNPRDRRPFTELSQSGKIVNAYNAILMAEKMTKK, from the coding sequence ATGAATACCATCAAACCTATTTGTATTTCTGCTTTTGCCATGCTGGTTCTTGCAGGATGTGGCGCTCAAAAGCAAGTTTCTAATTGGAACGCTATTACGGCCATAAGTGCCCCTTTAAATGTAAAAAAAACAACCCCTCTAAAAGAATCGGAGTTAAAACGATGGAGTCATTTAGACCTTGTGAAAGACACCATACCGGGGATGAGCGTAGATAGAGCCTATGCCGAATTGTTAAAAGACAAAAAAGGAGTTCCGGTTATTGTTGCAGTGGTAGATTCGGGCGCAGACATAGAGCATGAAGACCTAAAACAAGTAATCTGGACCAATACTAAAGAAATCCCTGCCAACGGCATTGATGATGACAATAATGGCTATATTGATGATATACACGGATGGAACTTTTTGGGAGAAAGCACCAAAGAAAATCTAGAATACGAGCGCATCATCAAAGACAAAACCCTTGTAGACGAAGCCACCTATTTGGAAGCCAAAAAAATATACGATCAAAAAATTGCCGAAGCCAACCAAAACAAAGCAAGATTAGAGCAAATGTTGTTAGCAACTAGCAATGCAGACCAAACCATTGTTGGAGCACTAAACAAGCCAACGTATACTCTAGAAGAGCTTACTGCTTTAGAGTCTAATGAAGCAAAGGTTTTAGAAAGCAAAACAATCATGCAAAAAATGCTTTCTTACGGAATGGCCGTGCCAGAATTAAAACAAGCAATCCAAGGAGATATAGACGCAATGACAGCCTTGCTCACTGGAGCAACTTTAAAACAAAACTACCGAAAAGTAGTAGGAGATAACCCACAAGATATTACGGACCTAACCTATGGCAATAACAATGTAATGGGGCCAAACAAAGAAGACACCCTTCATGGAACCCATGTTTCGGGGATTATTGCACAAGTAAGACACAACCAAATTGGTGGTGATGGAGTGGCTAACAATGTTCAGATTTTGACCGTGCGAGCTGTTCCTGATGGAGACGAGTACGATAAAGACATTGCCCTAGGAATTAGATATGCTGTGGATAATGGAGCAAAAGTAATCAATGGTAGCTTCGGAAAAAGTTTTTCTCCAAACAAACAATGGGTTTATGATGCAATTAAATATGCCCAAGAGAAAGACGTATTGTTGGTTCATGCAGCTGGTAACGACGCCAAGGATATTGATGTTTTTGATAATTTTCCGAATGATTCGGATGACAAAAAAACAGAATTTGCAGACAATATGATTACCATTGGAGCCTTAAATTTTGAATACGGAGACCAAGTAGTAGCACGTTTTTCGAACATCGGAAAAATAAACGTAGACGTATATGCTCCAGGAGTAAAAGTGTATGCAACAACCCCTAATAATACCTATAAATATTTGCAAGGAACCTCTATGGCTTCTCCAAATGCAGCAGGAGTAGCGGCACTTATTCGTTCGTACTACCCTAGTTTGACAGCATCGCAAGTAAAACATATTTTGATGGATTCTGGAGTAGCAATAACTACAGAAGTGGTTGTTGGCGGCAACCCAAGAGACCGACGTCCTTTTACAGAGTTATCCCAATCTGGTAAAATAGTCAATGCCTATAATGCTATTTTGATGGCAGAGAAAATGACCAAAAAATAA
- the sufB gene encoding Fe-S cluster assembly protein SufB, translating to MSKYTEDDLKIELENKEYEYGFYTDLESDTFPIGLNEDIVRAISLRKEEPQWMTDWRIEAFRAWQEMVEPEWANVHYEKPDFQAISYYSAPKAVDPNKTLDDVDPELLEMYKKLGISVDEQKMMNNVAMDIVVDSVSVATTFKKTLGEKGIIFMSISEAIKEHPELVRKYLGTVVPQKDNFYAALNSAVFSDGSFCYIPKGVRCPMELSTYFRINQAGTGQFERTLLVADAGSYVSYLEGCTAPSRDENQLHAAVVELIALDDAEIKYSTVQNWFPGNKEGKGGVYNFVTKRGICETNAKISWTQVETGSAVTWKYPSCILKGDNSVGEFYSIAVTNNYQQADTGTKMIHLGKNTKSTIISKGISAGKSQNSYRGLVQISPRADNARNFSQCDSLLMGNNCGAHTFPYIESKNPTAKIEHEATTSKIGEDQVFYCNQRGIPTEKAIALIVNGFSKDVLNKLPMEFAVEAQKLLEISLEGSVG from the coding sequence ATGAGCAAATACACCGAAGACGATTTAAAAATCGAACTGGAAAACAAAGAATACGAGTACGGATTTTATACGGATCTAGAATCAGACACCTTTCCGATTGGTTTGAACGAAGATATTGTTCGGGCCATCTCGCTTAGAAAAGAAGAACCCCAATGGATGACCGATTGGCGTATTGAAGCTTTTCGTGCTTGGCAAGAAATGGTAGAGCCCGAATGGGCCAATGTACATTATGAAAAACCCGATTTTCAAGCCATCTCTTACTATTCTGCACCAAAAGCAGTGGACCCTAATAAAACATTAGACGATGTAGATCCGGAGCTTTTAGAGATGTACAAAAAATTAGGCATCTCTGTTGATGAGCAAAAAATGATGAATAATGTAGCCATGGATATTGTTGTGGACTCGGTTTCGGTGGCAACCACATTCAAGAAAACATTAGGCGAAAAAGGAATTATATTTATGAGTATTTCTGAGGCTATCAAAGAGCATCCAGAATTAGTCCGTAAATACCTCGGAACCGTAGTACCTCAAAAAGACAACTTTTATGCCGCATTAAACTCGGCAGTGTTCTCGGATGGGTCTTTTTGTTATATCCCTAAAGGTGTGCGTTGCCCAATGGAACTTTCTACTTACTTCCGTATCAATCAAGCCGGAACTGGACAGTTTGAAAGAACATTACTAGTTGCAGATGCCGGAAGTTATGTAAGTTATCTCGAAGGATGTACAGCACCAAGTCGGGACGAAAACCAATTACACGCTGCAGTTGTAGAGTTAATTGCTCTGGATGACGCCGAAATAAAATACTCCACGGTTCAAAACTGGTTCCCAGGAAACAAAGAAGGAAAAGGTGGGGTTTATAATTTTGTTACCAAAAGAGGCATCTGCGAAACCAATGCCAAAATCTCTTGGACTCAAGTAGAAACTGGCTCTGCAGTGACCTGGAAATACCCTTCTTGTATCTTAAAAGGAGACAATTCAGTAGGAGAATTTTACTCCATTGCTGTAACAAATAATTACCAACAAGCAGATACTGGAACCAAAATGATCCATTTAGGTAAAAACACTAAATCGACCATTATTTCTAAAGGAATCTCAGCGGGTAAATCTCAAAACAGCTACAGAGGTTTGGTGCAAATAAGCCCGCGTGCCGATAATGCCCGTAATTTTTCGCAATGCGACTCTTTATTAATGGGTAACAATTGTGGCGCACATACTTTCCCTTATATCGAAAGTAAAAACCCAACCGCCAAGATTGAACACGAAGCCACCACCAGTAAAATTGGTGAAGACCAAGTTTTCTATTGCAACCAACGTGGAATCCCAACCGAAAAAGCCATTGCTTTGATCGTAAATGGTTTTAGTAAAGACGTTCTAAACAAACTACCCATGGAGTTTGCGGTAGAAGCTCAAAAATTACTGGAAATAAGCCTAGAAGGAAGTGTAGGTTAG
- a CDS encoding aminotransferase class V-fold PLP-dependent enzyme, giving the protein MIDILKIRADFPILSQEVNGKPLVYFDNGATSQKPQVVIDAISKYYQEINANIHRGVHTLSQLATDAYEISRAKVQDHINAQFLHEVLFTSGTTFGINLVANGFASILKAGDEVLVSALEHHSNIVPWQMLCEKTGATLKVIPMNDQGELLMAEYDQLLSDKTKIVAVNHISNALGTVNPIQYMIDKAHQVGAAILIDGAQAVPHIKPNMQELDCDFYVFSGHKMCGPTGVGILYGKEAWLNKLPPYQGGGEMIKEVTFEKTTYAELPHKFEAGTPNIAGGIVLGTAIDYLNSIGFDTIQEQELALLNYGTKRLLEIEGLKIIGTAAIKTSVISFTIDGIHPYDIGSIIDKLGIAVRTGHHCAQPIMNHFNIPGTIRASFSFYNTTQEIDRLVEALKKAQMMLS; this is encoded by the coding sequence ATGATAGACATTCTAAAAATAAGAGCCGATTTTCCGATACTTTCTCAAGAAGTAAATGGCAAACCATTAGTATATTTTGATAACGGAGCTACCTCTCAAAAACCACAAGTTGTTATTGATGCTATCTCAAAATATTATCAAGAAATCAACGCCAACATCCATCGCGGTGTGCACACACTTAGCCAATTAGCTACAGATGCTTACGAGATATCTCGTGCCAAAGTACAAGATCATATTAATGCCCAATTTTTGCACGAAGTGCTTTTTACCTCCGGAACTACCTTTGGTATTAACTTAGTAGCCAATGGATTTGCCTCTATACTAAAAGCAGGCGATGAAGTGCTTGTCTCGGCATTAGAACACCACAGCAATATTGTTCCATGGCAAATGCTATGTGAGAAAACGGGTGCTACTCTAAAAGTGATTCCGATGAATGACCAAGGGGAGTTACTCATGGCAGAATATGACCAATTGTTGTCCGACAAAACCAAAATTGTTGCCGTAAACCATATCTCTAATGCCTTAGGGACTGTTAATCCTATCCAATATATGATTGACAAAGCACACCAAGTAGGTGCTGCTATTTTAATAGATGGCGCACAAGCGGTGCCTCATATTAAACCTAACATGCAAGAGTTGGACTGTGACTTTTATGTGTTTTCGGGACACAAAATGTGTGGTCCTACTGGTGTAGGGATTTTGTATGGCAAAGAAGCGTGGTTAAACAAACTACCTCCATACCAAGGAGGAGGCGAAATGATTAAAGAAGTTACTTTTGAAAAAACAACCTACGCAGAACTGCCGCATAAATTTGAAGCAGGAACACCCAATATTGCGGGTGGTATTGTATTAGGAACTGCTATTGATTACCTAAACAGCATTGGTTTTGATACAATCCAGGAACAAGAGTTAGCTTTATTAAACTACGGAACCAAGCGTTTGTTAGAAATTGAGGGGCTAAAAATAATCGGCACCGCTGCAATAAAAACATCCGTAATATCGTTTACCATAGATGGCATTCATCCTTACGATATTGGGAGTATTATTGACAAATTAGGGATCGCGGTAAGAACCGGACACCACTGTGCACAACCAATTATGAATCATTTCAATATTCCGGGCACCATCCGCGCTTCCTTTTCTTTTTATAACACCACCCAAGAGATTGACCGTTTGGTAGAAGCCTTAAAAAAAGCACAAATGATGCTCTCCTAA
- a CDS encoding HesB/IscA family protein, whose translation MIKVSDTAKKKIIDLMKDDGFDAATDYVRVGVKSGGCSGLSYDLKFDNKKDEDDKIFIDNDITIAVEKKSFLYLAGTILEFSGGLNGKGFVFNNPNANRTCGCGESFSL comes from the coding sequence ATGATAAAAGTTTCTGATACTGCCAAAAAGAAAATTATCGACTTAATGAAAGACGATGGCTTTGATGCTGCAACAGATTATGTACGAGTTGGTGTAAAAAGCGGCGGCTGCTCGGGCTTGTCTTATGATCTAAAATTTGATAACAAAAAAGACGAAGACGATAAAATATTTATAGACAATGACATCACTATTGCCGTAGAAAAAAAATCCTTTTTATATCTAGCCGGAACCATACTAGAATTCTCTGGAGGTTTAAATGGTAAAGGATTTGTATTTAATAACCCCAATGCCAACAGAACCTGTGGTTGCGGAGAGAGTTTCTCTTTATAG
- a CDS encoding L-threonine 3-dehydrogenase yields MTRTKVLIIGACGQIGTELTHSLREVYGTENVIASDIRKLNIDVVNSGPFEVINALDFNQIEHLVEVHEITDVYLMAALLSGTAEKNPAFAWDLNMNSLFHVLNLAKAGKIKKIFWPSSIAVFGPTTPKENTQQYTIMEPSTVYGISKQAGERWCEYYHNIFGVDVRSIRYPGLISWSSAPGGGTTDYAVDIFHKALSDKTYESFISSETKMPMMYMDDAIAATIKIMQAAPEDLKIHSSYNLAAMSFAPKDIAAAIQKHIPEFTITYKPDFRQKIADSWPSSIDDSNARADWGWKHDFDLETMTKVMLDNLKKLQK; encoded by the coding sequence ATGACGCGTACAAAAGTATTAATTATTGGAGCTTGTGGACAAATTGGAACCGAGCTGACTCATTCTCTTAGAGAGGTATACGGAACCGAAAATGTAATTGCCTCGGATATTCGTAAATTAAACATTGATGTGGTTAATTCTGGCCCATTTGAAGTAATTAATGCCTTAGATTTTAATCAAATAGAACATTTGGTAGAGGTTCATGAAATTACGGATGTATATTTGATGGCTGCTTTGCTTTCAGGAACTGCGGAAAAAAACCCTGCGTTTGCTTGGGATTTGAATATGAATTCGTTATTTCATGTGTTGAATTTAGCTAAAGCTGGAAAAATAAAAAAAATATTCTGGCCCTCAAGCATTGCTGTTTTTGGCCCTACAACACCCAAAGAAAACACCCAACAATATACCATCATGGAGCCCTCTACGGTTTACGGAATTAGCAAACAAGCCGGCGAGAGATGGTGTGAATACTACCATAATATCTTTGGCGTGGATGTGCGCAGCATTCGCTATCCAGGTTTAATAAGTTGGTCCTCTGCTCCTGGCGGCGGAACTACGGATTATGCTGTAGACATATTCCATAAAGCTTTGTCTGACAAAACTTATGAGAGCTTTATTTCTTCGGAAACAAAAATGCCTATGATGTATATGGACGATGCTATTGCTGCAACCATAAAAATTATGCAAGCAGCTCCAGAGGACCTCAAGATACACTCGTCTTACAACTTAGCCGCCATGAGTTTTGCTCCAAAGGATATTGCGGCTGCCATCCAGAAACACATTCCAGAATTTACCATTACTTATAAGCCCGACTTTCGTCAAAAAATTGCCGATAGCTGGCCTTCGAGTATTGATGATAGCAATGCCAGAGCAGATTGGGGATGGAAACACGACTTTGATCTCGAAACCATGACCAAAGTTATGCTTGATAATTTAAAAAAATTACAAAAATAA
- the sufC gene encoding Fe-S cluster assembly ATPase SufC: MLSIKNLHASIGDKEILKGINLEVKAGEIHAIMGPNGAGKSTLASIIAGNENYEVTKGEISLEGQDLAELAPEERAHKGVFLSFQYPVEIPGVSVTNFMRTAINETRKANGQDEMPANEMLKLIREKSELLEIDRKFLSRSLNEGFSGGEKKRNEIFQMAMLEPKIAILDETDSGLDIDALRIVANGVNKLKSDKNAIVVITHYQRLLDYIVPDFVHVLYNGKIVKSGGKELAHELEEKGYDWIKQEQEV, translated from the coding sequence ATGTTAAGCATAAAAAATTTACACGCTTCAATAGGCGACAAAGAAATATTAAAAGGAATTAATCTGGAAGTAAAAGCAGGCGAAATTCATGCCATAATGGGACCAAACGGTGCCGGAAAAAGCACCCTAGCCTCTATCATTGCTGGAAACGAAAACTACGAAGTAACCAAAGGTGAAATTAGCTTAGAAGGACAAGACCTTGCCGAATTAGCTCCAGAAGAAAGAGCACACAAAGGCGTTTTTCTTTCGTTCCAATATCCGGTAGAAATTCCAGGAGTTTCGGTTACCAACTTTATGAGAACCGCAATCAACGAAACCCGTAAAGCAAATGGTCAAGACGAAATGCCCGCTAACGAAATGCTAAAACTAATTCGTGAGAAATCCGAATTATTAGAAATTGATCGCAAGTTTTTATCGCGTTCTCTTAACGAAGGATTCTCAGGTGGAGAAAAAAAACGTAATGAGATTTTTCAAATGGCCATGCTAGAACCAAAAATAGCCATCCTTGACGAAACCGATTCTGGACTAGATATTGACGCCTTACGAATTGTTGCCAACGGAGTAAACAAATTAAAAAGCGACAAAAACGCCATAGTAGTAATCACCCACTACCAACGTTTGTTAGATTACATCGTTCCGGATTTTGTGCACGTATTATACAATGGTAAAATTGTAAAATCCGGCGGAAAAGAACTAGCACACGAGCTAGAAGAAAAAGGATACGACTGGATTAAACAAGAGCAGGAAGTCTAA
- the sufD gene encoding Fe-S cluster assembly protein SufD, whose translation MELKEKLVSSFMAFEERIDVHSELHDVRTAALQNFENKGFPSKKQEAWKYTSLNAVLKNDFTVFPKQENTVQYSDVKKYFLHEIDSYKVVFIDGIFSSHLSATTHEGIDVCLMTSVLNKPKYKDIVATYFNKIANKEESLTSLNTAFANEGAYINIPKNKVPDKPIEIMYFSTGNEAALLVQPRNLIIVGENAQVQIIERHQSLNENPVLTNSVTEIFAEKRAIVDFYKIQNDNLTANLIDNTYASQQQESSVAINTFSFGGNLTRNNLNFYHFGERIVSYLNGITIIGQKQHVDHYTLVQHATPNCESHQDYKGIFSDRATGVFNGKIFVEKEAQKTNAFQKSNNILLSDKATINAKPQLEIFADDVKCSHGCTIGQLDETAMFYMQQRGIPQKEAKALLMYAFSNAVIESIKIPELKQRITKIIATKLGVKMGFDL comes from the coding sequence ATGGAATTAAAAGAAAAATTAGTATCGTCTTTTATGGCTTTTGAGGAGCGCATTGATGTGCACTCAGAACTTCATGATGTACGTACCGCAGCATTACAGAATTTTGAAAACAAAGGTTTTCCTAGTAAAAAACAAGAAGCCTGGAAATATACTTCGCTTAATGCAGTCTTAAAAAATGACTTTACCGTATTTCCAAAACAAGAAAATACGGTACAATATAGTGATGTAAAAAAATATTTTTTGCATGAAATAGACAGCTACAAAGTGGTTTTTATTGACGGGATTTTTAGCTCCCACTTATCTGCTACAACCCACGAAGGGATAGATGTATGTTTGATGACCTCTGTATTAAACAAACCTAAATACAAAGATATTGTAGCAACTTATTTTAATAAAATTGCCAATAAAGAAGAAAGCCTAACCTCCCTAAATACGGCTTTTGCAAATGAAGGAGCGTATATCAATATTCCAAAAAACAAAGTGCCAGACAAACCCATAGAAATCATGTATTTCTCCACTGGGAACGAAGCCGCTTTGTTGGTACAACCCCGTAATTTAATTATTGTAGGAGAAAATGCACAGGTTCAAATCATTGAACGACACCAGAGTCTAAACGAAAATCCCGTGCTCACCAACTCTGTAACAGAGATTTTTGCCGAAAAACGTGCTATAGTTGATTTTTATAAAATTCAAAATGACAACCTCACCGCTAATTTAATTGACAACACCTACGCCTCACAACAACAAGAAAGTAGTGTTGCTATAAACACCTTTAGTTTTGGTGGTAACCTAACACGGAACAACCTAAACTTCTACCATTTTGGCGAAAGAATTGTTAGTTACCTAAACGGAATAACCATTATTGGCCAAAAACAACACGTAGACCACTATACCTTAGTACAACACGCAACACCAAATTGTGAGAGCCACCAAGATTATAAAGGAATATTCTCTGATCGTGCAACGGGTGTTTTTAACGGAAAAATATTTGTAGAAAAAGAAGCCCAAAAAACCAATGCTTTTCAAAAAAGCAACAACATTTTATTGAGCGACAAAGCAACCATAAACGCCAAGCCACAATTAGAAATTTTTGCAGACGATGTAAAATGTTCGCATGGTTGTACCATTGGACAATTAGACGAAACGGCAATGTTTTATATGCAACAACGCGGAATCCCTCAAAAAGAAGCCAAAGCGTTATTGATGTATGCCTTTTCTAATGCGGTAATTGAGAGTATCAAGATACCCGAATTAAAACAACGCATCACCAAAATTATAGCAACTAAATTAGGTGTAAAAATGGGATTTGATTTGTAA